The nucleotide sequence AGCTTTCAGGAATCGATACCAGCGACGATCCTGCGGATTCCGAGGCGAAGGAAACCGCCACCGGTGCCAGTGCGCTGGCGCCCGCCAACAATACGGTCACCCCTGCGGCGGCTTCGTCACCGACCCCGGCCAGCCCCCACGAACAGCCGATCGAAACACCCGCTCACCGCACGGCACGGCCACTGGTTACCGGTGGAAATATCCTGATCAAGGATGGAACCATCCTCACAGGTACCGGGCTGACACTCCCCCGCACTTCGATCCTGATCAAGCAGGGAATGATTGTCGCCATCGGCGAAGACCTGCAGCCGGAACCGGGGATCACCATCATCGATGCCACCGGGCGCTTCGTCATGCCGGGGATTATCGATACCCACAGCCACATCATGATTTCCAACGGCATGGCGGGAATCAACGAAGCGACCGCGTCGATCGTCTGCGAGGTTCGCGTCCGTGACGTCATCTACACCGCAGATGCAAGCGAATACCGAGCCCTGGCTGGCGGCGTCACCACCGCTCGTTTGCTGCACGGTTCCGCCAACTGCATCGGCGGACAGGACGCCGTCGTCCAGCTCAAACACGGTACCACCGTCGAGGAACACCTCTATCCCTACGCCAACTCAGGCGTGAAATTCGCCCTGGGTGAGAACGTCAAATATCGCGGCGGCCGCTTCCCCAACACGCGACTCGGCGTCGAAGCGACACTCAACCGCGCCTTCCTTGAAGCACTCGACTATCGCCGCGTCTGGCTGGAGCATGAACAGGCCAAACGCCGAGCAGGAGGTGCCGCCGATCAATTGCTCGAACCACGCCGGGACCTGCGGCTGGAAGCACTGGTCGACCTTCTGGACCATCAGAAGTTCATCCACTCACACTGCTATCGCGCCGACGAAATCCTGATGCTGCTACGCGTGGCCGAGAACCACGGTATCCGAGTCCGCTCGCTGCAGCACGTGCTCGAAGGCTACAAAGTCGCTCCCGAGATCGTAACGCACGGGGCCAGTTGCAGCACGTTCGCCGACTGGTGGGCTTATAAAGTCGAAGCGTTCGACGCTGTCCCCCATAATGCGGCCCTGCTCCATGAAGCGGGTGCGAACGTCGTCATCAAGAGTGATGACTGGGAACTGATCCGTCATCTTTACGTCGAAGCGGCGAAGACCGTCCGTTACGGCAACATGCCGCCTGACGTCGCCCTGCAGGCGATCACACTTAATCCGGCCCGGGAACTCGGCCTGTCCGACCGACTCGGCTCAATCGAAGTCGGCAAACAGGCTGACATTGCCATTTTCAGTGGGCACCCCTTGAGCGGTTTCTCTCGCTGTGAACAAACCCTGATCGCCGGAGAACCCTACTTCACACGTGAAAAACAGCCAAGTGTCATGAGTCCCGCAGCGGTCCAGCGTTCCGCCAAACCTCCTGAACTGGTCCTGCCGAAACCGGAAGAGCGAGTCGGCAAGATCGACCTCTCCGCCGCCACCGCCCCCCGGTTCGCCATCGTCGGAGCGACGTTGCACCCCGTGGATGCTGCGGACATCCCCGATGGAGTGGTGATCGTCGATCAGGGAAAAATTGTCGAACTGGGTGCGGGTCTGCCCGTCCCTGACGGAATTCCCGTCCTCCAGGCCACCGGCCTGCATGTGTATCCCGGACTGATTGACGCCGGAACCTCCGTGGGGCTGATCGAAATCGGCAAAGTCCGCGAAACGAGCGACCTCAGCGAGATTGGGCGTTTCCAGGGCGACCTGCGTGCCGGGATTGCCATTAATCCCGATTCAGAACTGATCCCCGTCGCGCGGACCGGAGGAATCACGAATACGTTGTGCCTGCCTGCGGGAGGAGCCAACATGACCTCCCACGGCCGGGCTTATGGAGCCATCATTCCGGGTCGCACGTCGCTCGTCCAACTGGCGGGCTGGACCATGCCAGAGATGGTTCTCGACATGGAATCAGGCCTGCAACTGCTGTGGCCTCACGGCGACAACCGTAAACAGGCCATCGAAGACCTGTCGAACCACCTGAAAGCCGCGCGACTCTACGACAGTGTCCGAAGTGAACCTGCCTCGACCGACAGTGCCCCATCAACCAGAGCCAATCCACCCAAGCTGCTGGTGGATCCCCGCTTCGAAGCGCTTCGCCCGTTCGTACGAGGAGAGAAGACGATCTACATCGAAGCAGAAACAAAGCAGGAGATCACCGAAGCCCTGCACTTCGCCCGCAAAGAAAAACTCAAAATCGTTCTCTGCGGTGTCACCGATGGCTGGAAAGTCGCCGACAAGATCAAAGAAGCGAATGTTCCCGTCATCGTCGGCCCCGTGATGCGAAAACCGATCGACGACTTCGATCCCTTCGACGCTCCTTACGCGAACGCAGGCCGACTGTACGAGGCAGGAGTGAAACTCTGCTTCCGTTCTGACACGGCCTCAAACAGCCGTAACGCTCCGTTTGAAGCTGCGATGGCCGTCGCCTACGGCCTGCCAGAAGCCGAAGCTCTGAAAGGCGTCACACTGAGCTCTGCCGAGATTCTCGGTGCCGCTGACAAGCTCGGGTCGCTCACGGCGGGAAAACAGGCGAACCTGCTGATCACCGACGGTTCTCCTCTGCAGCAGACAACGCAAATCAAAGGAATCCTGATCCAGGGCCAGCCCTACCAACCCGAAAGCCGCCAGACCCGCTTCTACGAAAAATACCGGGCCCGGCTGAACAAGTAATTCGCCTCGCATCACTCACCGTATAAGGTCCTCTCCGACCCAAGCGACGTGAGAAACCCATGCAGCAATCCATCGGAGCGAGAATCAAGCCGGTTCACGCTCCGATGGACGCCTCAGCGACTCCAGCCCCGCTCCTCCAGCCCCCGGACTCTTCAGAGCAGCGCGTAACGCGATTCGGGCCAGCGCGGT is from Schlesneria sp. DSM 10557 and encodes:
- a CDS encoding amidohydrolase family protein, yielding MLLITLLIGLSRASADDHQGYQIQTFAIRNARIVTAPGQVIESGTILVDHGRIAAVGPSVEIPGDADIIEGEGMTVYPGFIDAGATAFLDDVKPVPVEGRPFDTSRYALAGMRSDNRSGLTPEFSVAEHLKLTQEDLDKYRQAGFVAVHVLPSGRIASGQGAVIRLASLPRREALLSPSSFATFQLYERGGDEYPSTNMGIHAHLRQTFLDAQRHQRQQRLFAGNAPGIDRPASDPALDAFNAIRSGQTRSLFLADIRDDHDRALNFAAEHQLRIAIWGGNEAHRLVDRLKATQTDLILHVDFGDEPKSDTAKSAEDEYADLPESPQVTAYKRELWKQRIAGLAKLHQAGVRFGISSRDGKSPESLLKGLRQAMANGLSSDGALAALTTQPAAILGLDRELGTIAAGRPAYFIALTGSFDNDQSKVKHVVIGGQRYEYHKDAKAAPPTKATESPTLQVAGKWAVEIASTDTKVRGDLELTQSEGKLSGRFVCEQGDGRITSGSITKDGLEFVVSIGAGDSSVSLKFESTSPASPASPADANPNETTPSADPVTDSLRPRQLQGTIKSPFGAPTTWTATRIEAPAVSRPDVQLSGIDTSDDPADSEAKETATGASALAPANNTVTPAAASSPTPASPHEQPIETPAHRTARPLVTGGNILIKDGTILTGTGLTLPRTSILIKQGMIVAIGEDLQPEPGITIIDATGRFVMPGIIDTHSHIMISNGMAGINEATASIVCEVRVRDVIYTADASEYRALAGGVTTARLLHGSANCIGGQDAVVQLKHGTTVEEHLYPYANSGVKFALGENVKYRGGRFPNTRLGVEATLNRAFLEALDYRRVWLEHEQAKRRAGGAADQLLEPRRDLRLEALVDLLDHQKFIHSHCYRADEILMLLRVAENHGIRVRSLQHVLEGYKVAPEIVTHGASCSTFADWWAYKVEAFDAVPHNAALLHEAGANVVIKSDDWELIRHLYVEAAKTVRYGNMPPDVALQAITLNPARELGLSDRLGSIEVGKQADIAIFSGHPLSGFSRCEQTLIAGEPYFTREKQPSVMSPAAVQRSAKPPELVLPKPEERVGKIDLSAATAPRFAIVGATLHPVDAADIPDGVVIVDQGKIVELGAGLPVPDGIPVLQATGLHVYPGLIDAGTSVGLIEIGKVRETSDLSEIGRFQGDLRAGIAINPDSELIPVARTGGITNTLCLPAGGANMTSHGRAYGAIIPGRTSLVQLAGWTMPEMVLDMESGLQLLWPHGDNRKQAIEDLSNHLKAARLYDSVRSEPASTDSAPSTRANPPKLLVDPRFEALRPFVRGEKTIYIEAETKQEITEALHFARKEKLKIVLCGVTDGWKVADKIKEANVPVIVGPVMRKPIDDFDPFDAPYANAGRLYEAGVKLCFRSDTASNSRNAPFEAAMAVAYGLPEAEALKGVTLSSAEILGAADKLGSLTAGKQANLLITDGSPLQQTTQIKGILIQGQPYQPESRQTRFYEKYRARLNK